One genomic segment of Streptomyces niveus includes these proteins:
- a CDS encoding DUF6049 family protein produces the protein MAEAADIQGMKHSPARRWLGRSAAVAAGVPLLAGLLGGLAAPQASAAGSTASPLSAATTGAATGSPASAAAEPSGPKTVSVALDTLAPSAPTKGDTLTISGTVTNKSKKPVTDARVDLRVGPQLTGRTAIDDAVERSNDTTYDPLPVGGKYKVEFGKLASGISYDFALSVPVSKLGLGADGVYQLGVTLTGRTAAEPYDHTLGVRRTFLPWQPDSVDKKTRFTYLWPLISTSHVSAETGSDDQQTPVFENDDLAQELAPGGRLEQLVSLGSQLPVTWVVDPDLLATVEAMTDPYRVRDGKSTVAGKNQLVARSWLNALEKAVQDNGNIVALPFGDPDLASLAHGGENVSGTLGHLQSSSEVAGKTVETILHVPPATDFAWPAEGAVDPSIVDVATSAGADKVISRSDSIQDNLPYTASAARPIGGGTTAVVSDTRLSKAFEGDVTKAGSSTLAVQKFLAQSLAVNLQDPSKQRDIVVAPQRTPSASQAQSMARALQGLDGQRWTQPSDLVAAAAAKPDTNANTKVPGPSRYPDKLRAQELPTSAFEDLKGMGERLGKFKAILTLPDRVATPFANAVNRAVSTSWRGNAKGAEQYRGSVNRYLTSLASEVQLIQKSELTLSGRSATIPVTVQNQLLQGVDNLVLRLQSTNATRLKLDDGSAVAEQPIKIDGGHTQVVKFTGAANANGPVELTAQLYTTDNRPYGSPMTFQVRVSELTPTVMLVIAGGVLMLVLAGVKMYSQRKRAVAAKAAEDKAAADAGAEAGGDAGGDGADDGDSPGGGPDSGTDGGESPAPDPAGTAPSADPAVPSTEPSAKPSAAPENRGDLDGAGPGQPSDPAPDTRPESGDPSGKGEKVDR, from the coding sequence GTGGCCGAGGCGGCAGACATCCAGGGGATGAAGCATTCTCCTGCCCGCCGATGGCTGGGGCGCAGCGCCGCCGTGGCCGCAGGGGTGCCGCTCCTGGCCGGGCTGCTGGGGGGTCTCGCGGCGCCGCAGGCGTCCGCGGCAGGCTCGACCGCCTCGCCACTCTCCGCGGCCACCACGGGGGCCGCCACAGGTTCCCCGGCGAGTGCCGCCGCGGAACCGTCGGGCCCGAAGACCGTCTCCGTCGCGCTCGACACCCTGGCGCCGAGCGCGCCCACCAAGGGTGACACCCTCACGATCTCCGGCACGGTGACCAACAAGAGCAAGAAGCCGGTCACCGACGCCCGGGTCGATCTGCGGGTGGGCCCGCAGCTCACCGGCCGCACCGCCATCGACGACGCCGTCGAGCGCTCCAACGACACCACGTACGACCCGCTGCCCGTGGGCGGCAAGTACAAGGTCGAGTTCGGGAAGCTCGCCTCGGGCATCAGCTACGACTTCGCCCTGTCGGTGCCGGTGAGCAAGCTGGGCCTCGGCGCGGACGGCGTCTACCAGCTCGGTGTGACGCTCACCGGCCGGACGGCGGCCGAACCGTACGACCACACACTCGGCGTCCGCCGGACGTTCCTGCCGTGGCAGCCGGACTCGGTGGACAAGAAGACCAGGTTCACCTATCTCTGGCCGCTGATCTCCACGTCGCACGTCTCCGCCGAGACCGGCTCGGACGACCAGCAGACCCCGGTCTTCGAGAACGACGACCTGGCCCAGGAGCTGGCCCCCGGCGGCCGGCTGGAGCAGCTCGTCTCGCTCGGCAGCCAGCTCCCCGTCACCTGGGTCGTCGACCCGGACCTCCTCGCCACCGTCGAGGCGATGACCGACCCGTACCGCGTCAGGGACGGCAAGTCCACGGTCGCGGGCAAGAACCAGCTCGTGGCCAGGAGCTGGCTCAACGCCCTGGAGAAGGCCGTCCAGGACAACGGCAACATCGTCGCGCTGCCCTTCGGCGACCCCGACCTCGCGTCGCTGGCCCACGGCGGCGAGAACGTCTCCGGCACCCTCGGCCATCTCCAGAGCTCCAGCGAGGTGGCCGGGAAGACCGTGGAGACCATCCTTCATGTGCCGCCCGCCACCGACTTCGCATGGCCCGCGGAGGGCGCGGTCGACCCGTCGATCGTCGACGTGGCGACCTCCGCCGGCGCCGACAAGGTGATCTCGCGCAGCGACAGCATCCAGGACAACCTGCCGTACACGGCGAGCGCGGCGCGGCCCATCGGGGGCGGCACGACGGCCGTGGTCAGCGACACCCGGCTGTCCAAGGCCTTCGAGGGCGATGTGACCAAGGCGGGCAGCTCCACGCTCGCGGTCCAGAAGTTCCTCGCCCAGTCGCTGGCCGTGAACCTCCAGGACCCGTCGAAGCAGCGCGACATCGTCGTCGCCCCGCAGCGCACCCCGTCGGCAAGCCAGGCGCAGTCCATGGCCCGTGCCCTCCAGGGCCTGGACGGACAGCGCTGGACCCAGCCGTCCGACCTGGTCGCCGCCGCCGCCGCGAAACCGGACACCAACGCCAACACCAAGGTGCCCGGCCCGTCGCGGTATCCGGACAAGCTCCGTGCCCAGGAACTCCCCACGTCCGCGTTCGAGGACCTCAAGGGGATGGGGGAGCGGCTGGGGAAGTTCAAGGCCATCCTCACCCTCCCCGACCGGGTGGCGACGCCCTTCGCCAACGCCGTCAACAGGGCGGTCTCCACGTCCTGGCGGGGCAACGCCAAGGGCGCCGAGCAGTACCGCGGTTCGGTGAACCGGTATCTGACGAGCCTCGCCAGCGAGGTCCAGCTCATCCAGAAGTCCGAGCTGACCCTGTCCGGACGCAGCGCGACCATCCCGGTGACGGTCCAGAACCAGCTCCTGCAAGGCGTCGACAACCTCGTCCTGCGTCTCCAGTCCACGAACGCGACCCGGCTGAAGCTGGACGACGGCAGCGCGGTCGCCGAGCAGCCGATCAAGATCGACGGCGGACACACCCAGGTGGTGAAGTTCACCGGCGCGGCCAACGCCAACGGTCCGGTGGAGCTCACGGCGCAGCTCTACACGACCGACAACCGGCCGTACGGCAGCCCCATGACGTTCCAGGTCAGGGTCTCCGAGCTGACTCCCACCGTGATGCTCGTCATCGCGGGCGGTGTGCTGATGCTCGTCCTGGCCGGGGTCAAGATGTACAGCCAGCGCAAGCGGGCGGTGGCGGCGAAGGCGGCCGAGGACAAGGCCGCCGCTGACGCCGGTGCGGAGGCGGGCGGCGACGCCGGGGGCGACGGCGCCGACGACGGTGACTCCCCCGGCGGCGGCCCTGACAGCGGCACCGACGGCGGCGAGTCCCCCGCGCCGGATCCCGCCGGCACGGCCCCCTCCGCGGATCCCGCGGTACCGTCCACCGAGCCTTCCGCGAAGCCGTCCGCCGCGCCGGAGAATCGAGGCGATCTCGACGGCGCCGGACCTGGGCAGCCGAGTGACCCTGCCCCGGACACCCGTCCGGAAAGCGGGGACCCGTCGGGCAAGGGTGAGAAAGTGGACCGTTGA
- the sigM gene encoding RNA polymerase sigma factor SigM, protein MEDATLGGVNDQDLLARHVAGDPDAFGELVRRHRDRLWAVALRTLGDREEAADAVQDALVSAFRAAHTFRGQSAVTTWLHRITVNACLDRARKAASRKTSPVDDTERLEQLLEPQESAEAPAERQDLHRQLLVALAKLPADQRAALVLVDMQGYPVAEAAQVLDVPVGTIKSRCARGRARLLPMLTHLREYTGGTAGTDGTGARARLGPQRNRTAGTSVQSEPGPEHRGPDTEPETGPDAGPQGPAAVKGGGGRA, encoded by the coding sequence TTGGAAGACGCCACACTCGGCGGCGTGAACGACCAGGATCTCCTGGCACGCCACGTCGCGGGGGATCCCGACGCCTTCGGTGAGCTCGTACGGCGCCACCGCGACCGCCTCTGGGCCGTGGCACTGCGCACCCTGGGAGACCGCGAGGAAGCGGCCGACGCCGTACAGGACGCGCTCGTCTCCGCCTTCCGCGCGGCCCACACCTTCCGCGGCCAGTCCGCCGTCACGACCTGGCTGCACCGCATCACCGTCAACGCCTGCCTCGACCGGGCGAGGAAAGCCGCCTCCCGCAAGACGTCACCCGTGGACGACACGGAGCGCCTGGAGCAGCTACTCGAACCGCAGGAGTCCGCCGAGGCCCCCGCCGAGCGCCAGGACCTCCACCGCCAGCTCCTCGTCGCCCTCGCCAAGCTGCCCGCCGACCAGCGGGCCGCCCTGGTCCTGGTCGACATGCAGGGCTACCCCGTGGCGGAGGCCGCTCAGGTCCTCGACGTACCCGTCGGGACCATAAAGAGCCGCTGCGCACGCGGCCGGGCGAGATTGCTGCCGATGCTCACCCATCTTCGGGAGTACACCGGCGGGACGGCAGGGACCGACGGCACGGGCGCGAGAGCCCGCCTCGGACCACAGAGGAACCGGACGGCGGGTACATCCGTCCAATCGGAGCCGGGACCGGAGCACAGAGGACCGGACACAGAGCCAGAGACCGGACCAGACGCGGGACCACAAGGTCCTGCCGCCGTGAAGGGAGGAGGTGGGCGAGCGTGA
- a CDS encoding protein kinase family protein, translating to MAERSTSAVEVADNSGDEPPAAQTDKATTGGVADGVAKAQKTEDSAAETEESASGKPGSRDENAAKPKGTERQKAAPAVAAPELHSGHKLARRYRLEECVTRLDGFSSWRAVDEKLRRAVGVHLLPADHPRARSVLAAARSSALLGDPRFVQVLDAVEEDDLVYVVHEWLPDATELTAILAAGPMEAHDAYQLVSQVSQAMAAAHREGLAHLKLTPGAVLRSSTGQYRIRGLAVNAALRGISAERPQRTDTEAIGALLYAALTQRWPYETDAHGLAGLPKGVGLIAPDQVRAGVHRGLSELAMRALVNEGATASRQDPPCTTPDELAKAVAGMPRVRPPEPTFAAPPEYQRTTYQQGSYARPATPVGQPAARPVPIPPPPLQSRTGKALKWTVSALLIAALGLASWQVADHMLNRKSSNETTQSQSVDGDQEKPAPRTPKNLKIAETGVFAPNGDGVKAEDVHLATDGDTGTAWITPKYSGYANFGNLPNRRQGSGIVVDLGSVQDVYGVDVAMYRGGQKAEVLAAGEDASSPADLTDFSQRITELGQTGSNLKAALDKPVRTRYVLIHITELAPDGSADQFRGGISEIKVIG from the coding sequence GTGGCGGAACGGAGCACGTCCGCCGTCGAGGTGGCCGACAACAGCGGTGACGAACCGCCGGCCGCCCAGACGGACAAGGCCACCACCGGCGGGGTGGCAGACGGGGTGGCGAAAGCCCAGAAGACAGAGGACTCCGCGGCGGAGACCGAGGAGTCGGCGTCCGGGAAGCCGGGCTCCCGGGACGAGAACGCGGCGAAGCCGAAGGGCACGGAGCGGCAGAAGGCCGCACCCGCCGTGGCGGCACCCGAACTCCACAGCGGCCACAAGCTCGCCAGACGCTACCGGCTCGAAGAGTGCGTCACCCGTCTGGACGGATTCAGCAGCTGGCGCGCGGTCGACGAGAAACTGCGCCGCGCGGTCGGCGTGCACCTCCTGCCCGCCGACCACCCCCGAGCCCGCTCCGTGCTGGCCGCGGCCCGCTCCTCCGCCCTCCTCGGCGACCCGCGCTTCGTCCAGGTCCTCGACGCCGTCGAGGAGGACGACCTCGTCTACGTCGTCCACGAATGGCTGCCCGACGCGACGGAACTCACCGCGATCCTCGCCGCCGGCCCCATGGAGGCCCACGACGCCTACCAGCTCGTCAGCCAGGTCTCCCAGGCGATGGCCGCGGCGCACCGCGAGGGACTGGCCCATCTGAAGCTGACCCCCGGGGCCGTACTGCGCAGCTCCACCGGCCAGTACCGGATCCGCGGCCTCGCGGTGAACGCCGCCCTGCGCGGCATCAGCGCGGAACGCCCCCAGCGCACGGACACCGAGGCGATCGGCGCGCTCCTGTACGCGGCGCTGACCCAGCGCTGGCCGTACGAGACGGACGCGCACGGCCTCGCGGGGCTCCCCAAGGGTGTCGGTCTGATCGCCCCCGACCAGGTACGGGCGGGGGTCCACCGCGGTCTGTCCGAGCTCGCCATGCGCGCGCTGGTCAACGAGGGCGCCACCGCCTCGCGCCAGGACCCGCCCTGCACCACCCCGGACGAGCTGGCCAAGGCCGTCGCCGGGATGCCGCGCGTCCGTCCGCCCGAGCCCACGTTCGCCGCGCCGCCCGAGTACCAGCGCACCACCTATCAGCAGGGCTCGTACGCGCGCCCCGCCACTCCCGTCGGGCAGCCCGCCGCGCGGCCCGTACCCATCCCGCCGCCGCCCCTCCAGAGCCGTACCGGCAAGGCGCTGAAGTGGACGGTCTCCGCGCTTCTCATCGCCGCGCTGGGACTCGCCAGCTGGCAGGTCGCCGACCACATGCTCAACCGGAAGAGTTCCAACGAGACGACACAGTCGCAGTCGGTGGACGGCGACCAGGAGAAGCCCGCACCGCGGACCCCGAAGAATCTGAAGATCGCCGAGACCGGGGTGTTCGCGCCCAACGGCGACGGTGTGAAGGCGGAGGACGTCCATCTGGCCACGGACGGCGACACCGGCACGGCCTGGATCACCCCGAAGTACTCCGGCTACGCGAACTTCGGCAATCTGCCCAACCGCCGGCAGGGCAGCGGGATAGTCGTCGATCTCGGCAGCGTGCAGGACGTGTACGGCGTCGATGTCGCGATGTACAGGGGCGGCCAGAAGGCCGAGGTCCTCGCCGCGGGCGAGGACGCCTCGTCGCCCGCCGACCTCACGGACTTCTCCCAGCGCATCACCGAACTGGGGCAGACCGGCAGCAATCTCAAGGCCGCCCTGGACAAGCCCGTGAGAACGCGGTACGTACTGATCCACATCACGGAACTGGCCCCGGACGGATCCGCCGACCAGTTCCGGGGCGGAATTTCGGAGATCAAGGTCATAGGCTGA
- a CDS encoding CCA tRNA nucleotidyltransferase, whose amino-acid sequence MPNANEETPLALSQVQRRAVSELLRVSPVADDLARRFQEAGFTLALVGGSVRDALLGRLGNDLDFTTDARPDDVLKIVRPWADSVWEVGIAFGTIGVQKEGRVGDDRQDFQIEVTTYRSEAYDRTSRKPEVSYGDSIEDDLVRRDFTVNAMAVALPQKEFIDPHGGLQDLAAGVLRTPGTPEASFSDDPLRMLRAARFAAQLDFEVAPDVVAAMKAMAERIEIVSAERVREELNKLILSVHPRKGLALLVDTALAERVLPELPALRLESDEHHRHKDVYEHSLTVLEQAIDLEENGPDLVLRLAALLHDIGKPRTRRFEKDGGVSFHHHEVVGAKLTKKRMTELKYSNELVKDVSRLVELHLRFHGYGTGEWTDSAVRRYVRDAGPLLDRLHKLTRSDCTTRNKRKATALSRAYDGLEERIAQLQEQEELDSIRPDLDGNQIMETLGVGPGPVIGAAYKFLLELRLENGPMGRDEAVSALKEWWASQS is encoded by the coding sequence GTGCCGAACGCCAACGAAGAGACTCCCCTTGCACTGAGCCAGGTGCAGCGCCGCGCGGTCAGCGAACTGCTGCGGGTGTCCCCTGTCGCCGACGACCTCGCGCGCCGATTCCAGGAGGCGGGCTTCACCCTCGCCCTGGTCGGAGGCTCCGTGAGGGACGCCCTCCTCGGTCGCCTCGGCAACGACCTCGACTTCACGACCGACGCCAGGCCCGACGACGTACTGAAGATCGTCCGGCCCTGGGCGGACTCGGTGTGGGAGGTCGGGATCGCCTTCGGCACGATCGGCGTCCAGAAGGAGGGCCGGGTCGGCGACGACCGGCAGGACTTCCAGATCGAGGTCACGACCTACCGCTCCGAAGCCTACGACCGCACGTCGCGCAAGCCCGAGGTGTCTTACGGCGACTCCATCGAGGACGATCTCGTCCGCCGGGACTTCACCGTCAACGCGATGGCTGTCGCGCTGCCGCAGAAGGAGTTCATCGACCCGCACGGTGGTCTCCAGGACCTCGCGGCCGGTGTGCTGCGCACGCCCGGGACCCCCGAGGCGTCCTTCTCCGACGATCCGCTGCGCATGCTCAGGGCCGCGCGCTTCGCCGCGCAGCTGGACTTCGAGGTCGCACCCGATGTCGTCGCGGCCATGAAGGCCATGGCCGAGCGCATCGAGATCGTCTCGGCCGAGCGTGTACGGGAGGAGCTGAACAAGCTGATCCTCTCCGTCCACCCGCGCAAGGGCCTGGCGCTGCTCGTGGACACCGCACTCGCGGAGCGTGTTCTGCCCGAGCTGCCCGCGCTGCGGCTGGAGAGCGACGAGCACCACCGGCACAAGGACGTGTACGAGCACTCGCTGACCGTCCTGGAGCAGGCCATCGATCTGGAGGAGAACGGGCCGGACCTGGTGCTGCGGCTGGCCGCGCTGCTCCATGACATCGGCAAGCCCCGGACGCGGCGCTTCGAGAAGGACGGCGGGGTCTCCTTCCATCACCACGAGGTGGTGGGGGCGAAGCTGACCAAGAAGCGGATGACCGAGCTGAAGTACTCCAACGAGCTGGTGAAGGACGTCTCGCGACTGGTGGAGCTGCATCTGCGCTTCCACGGCTACGGGACGGGCGAGTGGACCGACTCGGCGGTGCGGCGGTACGTACGCGACGCCGGCCCACTGCTGGACCGGCTCCACAAGCTGACACGCTCGGACTGCACCACCCGCAACAAGCGCAAGGCGACCGCGCTCTCGCGGGCCTACGACGGTCTTGAGGAGCGAATCGCGCAGTTGCAGGAGCAGGAGGAGCTGGACTCCATCCGGCCCGACCTGGACGGCAACCAGATCATGGAGACGTTGGGTGTCGGCCCGGGGCCGGTGATCGGGGCCGCGTACAAGTTCCTGCTGGAGCTGCGGCTGGAGAACGGGCCGATGGGGCGTGACGAAGCGGTGAGCGCACTGAAGGAATGGTGGGCTTCGCAGAGCTGA
- the murJ gene encoding murein biosynthesis integral membrane protein MurJ: MNAPYDGDRGQGAGGDPAGHVPPQPPAADPHASVPDPTRDPYAQGPYGRAPRADDQYARPPYGQDQHPRGAYPQDPYVQDAHRAQDPATGAMYDRAAPPPPPGPSPETMPLYQQPPAQQYAPDPRVWAQAAAPEPDGPSRAAPYGDDPRTTQFTGVDELVTRARTDEPEPDAFAHLFRDQEGMGRPAAAVPEAAPAPAPAKKSGGRASGLLKSSAVMAAGTLVSRLTGFVRSALIVAALGAATLGDTFQLAITLPTMIYILTIGGGLNSVFVPQLIRAMKDDEDGGEAYANRLLTLVIVILGSLTALSVFAAPVLVRLMSVSIADNPAANDVAVVFVRYCLITIFFMGVHVVMGQILNARGRFGAMMWTPVLNNIIIIATLVMFIWVYGTAEDSGMTVASIPPEAERLLGVGVVLGLTVQALAMIPYLRETGFRIRLRFDWRGHGLGKAAKLAKWTVLFVLANQAGVLVVSQLSTAAGVDSGTQGAGYIAYSNAQLIWGMPQAIITVSVMAALLPRLSRSAHDGDTGAVRDDISQGLRNSAVAIVPVAFSFVALGIPMCTLIFGSSGIESARSMGYMLMAFGLGLIPFSVQYVVLRAFYAYEDTRTPFYNTVIVAVVNAAASAVCFLVLPSRWAVVGMAASYGLAYAVGVGIAWRRLKKRLGGDLDGSHVMRTYARLCLASVPGTIAAGSVGYLVLDKLGSEVLGSFTALAVGGIVLLACFFVVARKLRIEEMNALVGMVRGRLGR, encoded by the coding sequence ATGAACGCGCCGTACGACGGTGACCGCGGGCAGGGTGCTGGCGGCGATCCGGCAGGGCATGTTCCGCCCCAGCCACCCGCCGCCGACCCCCATGCCTCCGTGCCCGACCCCACACGGGATCCATACGCCCAGGGCCCGTACGGCCGGGCGCCGCGCGCCGACGACCAGTACGCCCGGCCCCCGTACGGCCAGGACCAGCACCCCCGGGGCGCCTACCCGCAGGATCCGTACGTCCAGGACGCCCACCGTGCGCAGGACCCGGCGACCGGGGCGATGTACGACCGCGCCGCGCCTCCGCCGCCTCCCGGACCGTCCCCGGAGACGATGCCGCTCTACCAGCAGCCGCCCGCGCAGCAGTACGCCCCCGATCCGCGCGTCTGGGCCCAGGCCGCGGCGCCCGAGCCCGACGGCCCGTCACGCGCTGCTCCGTACGGCGACGACCCGAGGACCACGCAGTTCACCGGCGTCGACGAGCTCGTCACCCGGGCACGCACCGACGAACCGGAACCCGACGCGTTCGCGCATCTCTTCCGCGACCAGGAGGGGATGGGCCGGCCCGCGGCCGCCGTACCCGAGGCGGCTCCGGCTCCGGCGCCCGCGAAGAAGTCCGGCGGGCGGGCCTCAGGTCTGCTGAAGTCCAGCGCGGTGATGGCGGCGGGCACGCTCGTCTCCCGGCTCACCGGCTTCGTACGCTCCGCGCTGATCGTGGCCGCGCTCGGCGCCGCCACCCTCGGCGACACCTTCCAGCTCGCCATCACCCTGCCGACGATGATCTACATCCTGACCATCGGCGGCGGCCTCAACTCCGTCTTCGTCCCGCAGCTCATCCGCGCGATGAAGGACGACGAGGACGGCGGCGAGGCGTACGCGAACCGCCTGCTGACCCTGGTCATCGTCATCCTCGGCTCGCTGACCGCGCTCTCGGTGTTCGCCGCCCCGGTGCTGGTGCGCCTCATGTCGGTGAGCATCGCGGACAACCCGGCGGCCAACGACGTCGCCGTCGTCTTCGTGCGCTACTGCCTGATCACCATCTTCTTCATGGGCGTGCACGTGGTGATGGGGCAGATCCTCAACGCCCGCGGCAGGTTCGGCGCGATGATGTGGACCCCGGTCCTCAACAACATCATCATCATCGCCACCCTCGTCATGTTCATCTGGGTGTACGGCACGGCCGAGGACTCCGGGATGACGGTCGCGTCCATCCCGCCCGAGGCGGAGCGTCTGCTCGGCGTCGGCGTGGTGCTCGGCCTCACCGTCCAGGCCCTCGCGATGATCCCCTACCTCCGGGAGACCGGCTTCCGGATCCGGCTGCGTTTCGACTGGCGGGGCCACGGCCTCGGCAAGGCCGCCAAGCTCGCCAAGTGGACCGTGCTGTTCGTCCTCGCCAACCAGGCGGGCGTACTGGTCGTCTCGCAGCTCTCCACGGCGGCGGGCGTCGACTCGGGCACCCAGGGCGCGGGTTACATCGCCTACTCCAACGCCCAGCTGATCTGGGGCATGCCGCAGGCCATCATCACCGTCTCGGTCATGGCCGCCCTGCTGCCCAGACTCTCCCGCTCCGCGCACGACGGCGACACCGGAGCCGTACGCGACGACATCTCGCAGGGCCTGCGCAACTCGGCTGTCGCGATCGTGCCCGTCGCCTTCAGCTTCGTCGCCCTCGGCATCCCGATGTGCACGCTGATCTTCGGCTCGTCCGGCATCGAGTCGGCGCGCTCCATGGGCTACATGCTGATGGCCTTCGGCCTCGGTCTGATCCCGTTCTCCGTGCAGTACGTGGTGCTCCGTGCCTTCTACGCGTACGAGGACACCCGGACCCCCTTCTACAACACGGTCATCGTGGCCGTCGTGAACGCTGCCGCCTCCGCAGTCTGCTTCCTCGTCCTGCCCTCGCGCTGGGCCGTCGTGGGCATGGCCGCCTCGTACGGCCTCGCCTACGCCGTCGGTGTGGGCATCGCCTGGCGCAGGCTCAAGAAGCGTCTGGGCGGCGATCTGGACGGCTCGCACGTGATGCGTACGTACGCCCGGCTCTGTCTGGCGTCCGTCCCCGGAACGATCGCCGCCGGCTCGGTCGGCTATCTCGTGCTCGACAAGCTCGGCAGTGAGGTTCTGGGCTCGTTCACCGCATTGGCGGTCGGCGGCATCGTTCTGTTGGCCTGCTTCTTCGTCGTCGCGCGGAAGCTGCGTATCGAGGAGATGAACGCCTTGGTGGGCATGGTCCGGGGCCGCCTCGGACGCTAG
- a CDS encoding anti-sigma factor family protein has product MTTTTGTTEHPDVSEISDLTEGLLSPARSAEVREHLDSCALCADVHESLEEIRGLLGSLPGPPRMPADVAARVDAALAAEALLNATADVSRETSRAAEASSGSAAGIDSQEPEREPRPIPAAVTPGVTAPGATAADAPRADRPAGRPRAATGPGRTRRLRRRHGAILGAVFGTAAIGVSVLLFQTASSIDSTDYKADAGASQADGGGDVFSGTGIQDKVRSLLASAPATGVPHMAEGGSEGKNSTKEGTTPASPKALAQLPPCVQQGTGRTDTPLAAERGTYNGAEAFLVVLSDPVDGNVVRAYVIDASCVDATPPVKGELLLTKTYPRH; this is encoded by the coding sequence GTGACAACCACGACCGGCACGACCGAGCACCCCGACGTCTCGGAGATCTCCGACCTCACAGAGGGCCTGCTCTCCCCCGCGCGGAGCGCCGAGGTACGCGAACACCTGGACAGCTGCGCGCTGTGCGCCGATGTGCACGAATCGTTGGAGGAGATCCGCGGACTGCTGGGTTCACTGCCCGGCCCGCCGCGGATGCCCGCCGATGTGGCCGCGCGGGTCGACGCCGCCCTGGCCGCCGAGGCGCTGCTGAACGCGACCGCCGATGTTTCACGTGAAACATCGCGCGCCGCAGAAGCTTCCAGCGGCAGCGCCGCCGGCATCGACTCGCAAGAGCCCGAGCGGGAGCCCCGGCCCATCCCCGCGGCCGTCACGCCCGGCGTCACAGCGCCAGGTGCGACCGCCGCCGACGCTCCACGGGCGGACCGACCCGCCGGACGTCCACGGGCAGCCACCGGCCCCGGTCGCACCCGCCGACTGCGCCGCCGTCACGGCGCGATCCTCGGTGCCGTGTTCGGCACGGCCGCGATCGGCGTGAGCGTCCTGCTGTTCCAGACGGCGTCGTCCATCGACAGCACCGACTACAAGGCGGACGCGGGAGCGAGCCAGGCCGACGGCGGCGGAGACGTTTTCTCCGGCACCGGGATCCAGGACAAGGTCCGCTCCCTTCTCGCCTCCGCTCCCGCCACCGGTGTGCCCCATATGGCGGAGGGCGGGAGCGAAGGCAAGAACTCCACCAAGGAGGGGACGACCCCGGCCTCACCGAAGGCCCTGGCCCAGCTGCCGCCCTGTGTCCAGCAGGGCACGGGCCGTACGGACACGCCGCTCGCCGCCGAGCGGGGCACGTACAACGGCGCCGAAGCCTTCCTCGTCGTGCTGTCGGATCCCGTCGACGGCAACGTCGTGCGGGCCTACGTCATCGATGCCTCCTGCGTCGACGCCACCCCGCCCGTCAAGGGTGAGCTTCTGCTGACGAAGACCTATCCCCGTCACTGA